One segment of Setaria viridis chromosome 4, Setaria_viridis_v4.0, whole genome shotgun sequence DNA contains the following:
- the LOC140222563 gene encoding zinc finger BED domain-containing protein RICESLEEPER 2-like, with product MVAVMLLCFILPVVMLLRFILLLLGLQKQKKMSEGSSQVPVSLGSQPETDSHPESFNESEANQSEAIEMDDDEDEEVEEEEEDGVEVGSKRKLTSVVWKEFKRVRWNGKIKAKCMYCSSKLGGETRSGTKHLHDHLKICTLRKIHLSRNKTLSQASLRFNATDSGKVSVENYTFDQEIERKELGAMMVLHEYPLSMVDHAGFRRFVHALQPLFKIGTRNTLRKHTIDQYELERKKAIQYMAGIKSRVAITSDMWTSDNQKRGYMAITTHFIDESWAFRNIIMRFIYVLAPHTHDVIGDELYESLVNWNLDEKDGLEMLKDAIENLRDSVAYWTATPKRIEKFEEIAKHGVDCEDEVTKVKESLSDLMLEYHLEEDDEPRVNKASAPAVGNSGFMSSFSARVASTKSAAIRFRSELVRYLKDEMVDILTKDFDIIDWWKVAGTRYPTLRLIAIPITTVASESAFSTSGRVLSEHHSRLTSQMLEALMC from the exons GTTGCAGAAGCAAAAGAAGATGTCAGAAGGTAGCAGCCAAGTTCCCGTTTCTCTTGGCTCACAGCCAGAAACTGATTCACATCCTGAATCTTTCAATGAATCTGAAGCAAATCAATCCGAAGCAATTGAAATGGATGATGACGAAGATGAGGAggttgaagaggaagaagaagatggtgtcGAGGTGGGTTCGAAGAGGAAGCTGACCTCAGTTGTTTGGAAGGAATTCAAGAGAGTGAGATGGAATGGAAAAATAAAGGCGAAGTGCATGTATTGCTCCAGCAAGCTTGGAGGAGAAACAAGGAGTGGAACTAAGCACCTTCATGATCACTTAAAGATTTGTACACTTAGAAAGATTCATCTGTCCAGAAATAAGACATTATCACAAGCGTCATTGAGGTTCAATGCCACAGATTCAGGGAAAGTTTCAGTGGAGAACTACACCTTTGATcaagaaatagaaagaaaggAACTTGGTGCTATGATGGTGCTGCATGAATACCCCCTTTCCATGGTTGATCATGCAGGCTTTCGAAGATTTGTACATGCACTTCAACCACTCTTCAAGATTGGGACCAGAAACACACTAAG aaagcaCACCATTGATCAATATGAGCTtgagaggaagaaggccatTCAATACATGGCTGGAATCAAATCTAGAGTGGCCATTACTAGTGACATGTGGACCTCTGACAACCAAAAGAGAGGTTACATGGCCATCACAACACACTTTATTGATGAATCTTGGGCTTTTAGAAACATTATCATGAG GTTTATTTATGTGCTAGCTCCTCACACTCATGATGTCATTGGCGATGAACTTTATGAATCCCTTGTTAATTGGAATCTTGATGAAAAG GATGGATTAGAAATGCTAAAAGATGCAATTGAAAACTTGAGAGATAGTGTAGCTTACTGGACAGCAACACCAAAAAGGATTGAAAAGTTTGAGGAGATAGCAAA ACATGGAGTGGATTGTGAGGATGAGGTTACGAAAGTGAAGGAATCACTGAGTGATTTGATGCTTGAGTACCATttggaagaggatgatgaaccTAGAGTTAACAAGGCATCGGCACCTGCAGTAGGGAATTCAGGCTTCATGTCTTCCTTTAGTGCACGTGTTGCAAGTACAAAGTCAGCTGCCATAAGATTCAGATCTGAGTTGGTTCGCTACTTGAAGGATGAGATGGTGGACATACTTACAAAGGACTTTGATATTATAGATTGGTGGAAAGTGGCAGGAACACGCTATCCTACTTTGAGATTGATAGCAATTCCTATAACCACAGTTGCTTCAGAATCTGCATTTAGCACTAGTGGGCGAGTTCTTAGTGAGCATCACAGCAGGCTCACTTCTCAAATGCTGGAGGCTCTAATGTGCTAA